A stretch of DNA from Montipora foliosa isolate CH-2021 chromosome 4, ASM3666993v2, whole genome shotgun sequence:
CAAGTATTTGGTGAGCACACTGAAGAAACTTCACGCACCATATTGAAAACTGTCTACACGTCAGATACAGAGAGCGCGGTGTCATGCAAGAGCGATAGGTCCAGGCTTGGCTCCTGAGGAGAAGAAATACCATGGTGTCCGCATTGATATGAGCAAAGTGGATCATTTCGTTGAGTTTATTAATCGCCCGTACTTTCATCACGATGTATCCTACGGAACTAAGTTACTTAAGCTAGACAGTGGCCAGACAATGGAGATGCCAAACGTTGTCCGTACAGTAACGCGTTCTACAATGATTAGTCAGTACATGCAGTTCTGTCAGGAGAGATTTGAACCTCTAAGTCGCACTACCCTCTTCAAGATTCTGGAAGTAAGACAAGCTTCGAGGCGAAAGTCTTTACAGGGCCTCGACAATACGGCGGCCGATGGCTCTGCAGGTTTCCATAAAATTGAATCGATAGTCGATGATCTAGAGAAAGGAGGGATGGACAGGCAATGGTGTACTGAAATCAAGGAAAGGCTAAGGAATGGGAAACGCTATTTGAAAACCAATTTTCGTGTTCATTGCAACCCAGAGGAAACCTTTTGTCCTGATCATTGTCGCAAGTTCGCACTTAGTGACGAACAAGATCTTGACTTCCAAGAGAAATGCTCCCATCAACACACTGAAAGCTGCAGTGACTGCCAAGACCTTCGAAACGCATTCGATGAAGTCAAAGATAGAATTCAAAGTGCCCTGTGGATTCCTTACAGCAATGAAGAACGAGAAGATCTGCTATACGACTTCAAGCTGGCAAAGGCAGATATCTTGCACTGGAAGGTGCATTTTGTTCGTTCCGTTAACCAAGGAGCGGCAAAGCAAGATCAATTGAAGATGATAAGTGTGAATCCAAATTGTGCGCTGATAATAATGGATTGGGCGATGAAGTTTCTTCAGCTTAGATATCGAGAAAAACAGTCCGACTGGTTCGGTAAGAGAGGATTGAGTTGGCACATATCGACGGTGGTCACAGGCGATCTTGACGTCAGTGGAAAGCTGGAGATGCAGTCATATGCCCATCTGTTTGATGCATGCCAACAGGATTGGTTCGCTGTGTGTTCTATTCTAGAAAACACATTAGGAGAACTTAAGGCCAAGAGGCCTCACATCACCCAAGTTTATTTGAGATCAGATGAAGCTGGTTGCTACCATAATAATTCTCTAATCGCTGCAGCAAGGAGCGTTGGTGAACGTGCATCTGCCGTTTCTGCGATGAAGAACAAGGCATTCTGACAGCGGGGGACATGAGAAGTGCACTATCTGAACGACCAGTGAAGGGTACCTCCGCATGTGTTTGTGAGGTTGACGAAGCGAAGTTAACCCTAGAAGTGAACAAAATAGATGGTTTCAGCAAACTGCACAACGTCCAGATTAACGAGAAAACTATTCGTGTGTGGAAGTCCTACAGAATTGGGCGTGGCAAGGAAATCTCGTTCGACCAGCTGGTGACAAAAGATCAAGGGGACACCTGTCTCATAGTTAAGGAAGAGTTTTTCCCTTTTTATAATTTACGTGTATACCAAAGCAGAGATTCTGTGGCGGAGGATTCAGATGAAGGCAATCGTCATCACGATTTGGACAATTCGGACATTGAAATTTTAGAATAGTCGGAGCCTGGGTGTGTGAAGAGTTTCAGCTGTTTTCAGAACTTGAAGCGCATTTAGATGTAGGGGATCACTGCGTTGAGGCTGAAAGACAGTCAGAAACGCTTTACGATACGATTCGTAGAGATTGGGTGGAGAGATTTACCACAACAGTCAACATCACTGAAGATGAACCTTGCGAACCAGTCCACCAGAGTGAAAGTGAACCGGCGCCCACCACGAGCTGTGTTATTATGGGCTGGGCCCTAAACAAGCAACGACCAGGATCAACTAGATTCCccgagaaagttaaaaactacCTGACGGCAAAGTTTGACCTCGGAGAACAGTCAGGGCTAAAAGCTGACCCTCAGCAAGTTTCCAATGATATGTGGAAGGCAAGAGATGAGCAGAACAGAAGGTTATTTGAGCGAGAAGAGTGGTTGACTAAAAGCCAAGTGCAAGGGTTTTTTTCACGCCTGTCTGCAAACAGAAGAAGACAACAAGCACCCTCACCTGAAGGTGAGCAAAGTTCAAAGAAACTCTTTctagaggaagaagaagagcgACGGCGGCTGATGGAGCACATCCCAGAGGAACTGAGGCCGCAGCATTCCCTTTCATACGACGCCTTCAACTTGTGCGAGTGTGCGAAGAAAAATAAGCTGCATCAATTTAACGTGACACTGCTCAAGGATATCCTGCGCCATTATGAAGTACCATTTAAATCAAGAGACAGAAAAAAGGACCTGATAGATCTATTGATGTCATTTGTTCAAGAATGCAAATGCTTTAATTAGAGCATTACTGGCATGTAAGTCCATTCAAATCTCAACAAGTTACATCGTCTGGAAATAAGGaggcaaaaccaatgcaaactGAACTGTTTTTGTGcgcgtgtgtgtgtgttttgtatttttcattttttgatgaATGACTAATAGTTGTAAAGCCATTTGTTGGGTACTGATTGAACCCTTTCAACCTCGTCGAACTCACCATCTAACTTTCCACGGGTCGTCTAATCCAGACCGCGCCCTGTTTTCTCAAATGGCTCGTTTGCCGACATGCCGTAAACGTTCAAATTAAAGACTCAAACTACAGTAAGCTAAACGTACCGTGATATTGCCGGCCAAGAGGTGGTATTTCATGGAAATTTACAATGGCATCAATGcaaataacataattttttcCTCTGTGCCCCCGGCTGTTGACTGTTGCGAGACCGGCCCGTACCAAGAACACGGCACTAAGTTGTCATGAAAAAGGATTCACCGTGCTCAATGCGATAACCTACTGCACACTAGCTCAGAACATAATTCTGATCATAAACATTATTCTGTACCCAAGTGTAATGGTGAGGAACAGACCACACCAGTTTGgttgctaatttgcataagtgaatATGTAGACGACGAGTCTCCCTTGTCTTCTCTTGTTTATTCTTCACAAACAGGCCAATTTTCGTACATGCAAGATCTTGAAAGTTGAACGGCATTTAGGATGAAGTAATTGACTtatctatataaatattttCTCAAGAGAAGGATGTTTCTCAAACTAGCGATCAAAAAATAGTTGGAACGGCGGTTCCTTTTATGTCAAAATGGCGCCGAATAATTGTGAAAATAACAAACCCTTTTATGGCGCCCGCAAGCGAGTGCCCAAAAGTTTTATTCTATGATGTGTTAGCCTTGTATAAGTACTTTCCAGCTGTAGTAGTCTTAGCTCTAGATCACGTCCCACAACTGAGATAATAGCTTTCAAACGCAGGTACCTCCCGCCTCAAAAAATTCTCGGCTCAAGATAAGGTATTTTTAAACATTCATAACTCAGTAAATATTGTGTAGGACTCTATCGTTGAACCTGTGATGCATTAAAGAAGAGTTACTCTTAGATATATAAAATAATCAGCTTTCCATAATAGAAAGCAGAGCTTTGCTGGTGTCCGATATTTACAGCTAGATCGAAGGTGTTACAGACGGCAAATTGTGGAGTTCAGAGGTCACCTCGGAAACAGTCctctaaaaaaatgaaaagcatGGAATCGATCAAAGTAAATGCGATATTTGTACATGGGATAGAGTAGTCGACAATCACTGAAAATATCAAGGAAATCGGTGAAGTGCGGAAATTTGCCTTACCCGTTCTTACGCGGACAGCCTCTTAAGTCTTTCCTTGCTCTCCTCAGTccctccccaacttcaacatcaatGACAAACTGTCTCCAAATGCTGCTCCCCAAATAAAGACAAACAGAGCTCTAAtttaagctaaaaataacgctaacctttacccttaacTTATTGGTGGAAGAAAATGCACGtgcttaaagggacacttcgtgttggatgtcaaaattgggtttGCGTCTTATTAGGGCCAATCCTGGACCATGCAGTGTAACTGTGTTTCAAACTCCTCATACCACTTTCGTAAGAATTGAACCTTCCATAGTAACGACAGTATTCAATATGCAATTTGAGGTGTGGATTATCTCGTTCAGTCTTAATTTAATATCTTATGAACACTTTCGtgattaaaagaaaagaattttcCTCTTTGAAGAAAATAGCTTTTGCCTTATTTAAAACTatatacaaaacaaaattaaatttgaaaatcTAGTGTAAAGTCATCATTGTATCCAtatctttgaaaactttttaTCTTGTAAATATTGACATTTCTGTTTTTGGCCGCTTTTAAATCTTGTTCAAATGTTATGTAATTCTCTGGTATTTTGTCCTTTTTCAAGGAAGTTGTTTTGTGCATTTGGTATTACCTCAAACTCTGGCATTCCTGAGTAGTCGAGAGACACCTATCCAACTCACTTGCAACTGAGATTGGCACGCATAAAATGCAACGATTGTCGTGATTCTAATGACTCTCAATTCGTGGATTGAGCAGTATACTAGTCTTGTTTAAATTATCCTCCTTTAAATACTCTgtttcttgaaaaaagaaaacttggcAGTAAAATAAATATATCCGAATTTTACGCAGCCCAAATAAGGTGTACATCTTGGAAACACTTTCGAGCTCCAATCTACCTTACAAGTCTCTAACTTTGAACTGGTCTTAAACCAAAGTACGAATAAAGTATTTTGATAGCTTCAGAGCTTTGTGGGCTCCAAACTGAATCAGACTCCGGCTTCCATGTCTTTCAATGTGTGTCGTTGTAACGAAGGTGTTACTTCAATGGACAGAATTATACATTCCCTTTTAGGCTTGAAAGGACAGTCACTCATTGTTCCGTTCTGTTCAGTCTTGAGCCATGCACTTAGCCACGGCTTTGTTTCCAGTTTTCACCAAACATCCGCTTGGCGCAGATAACTTTGCGTTCCTGTTTCTTGGAAACTTTTGATTCCTCTCTAATCATGTACACATCACCATGGTTATGTGGTTTTACTGTGTCATTACCAGAAAGTCGACTGATTTTTGAATCGCTGCTGTGTTTATGCCGTGTTTGAGTTTACCACTTTTCTTAATAGCCAGGTAATATTCTTGAGTGACGTTGCCCGCATTCTTGCCACTGTATTTCAGAGACGCATAGGTGTGGAAGTAATTTTCCCCTAATCTCTCTTTAAAGAGGCATTCGTCTGTTGGTATTGTCTACAAATGCAATACAAATCAACTTGTTTAATGAAAATCTTTGACATTTCGATTCGACTTAACCTCTAAATGAAGCAGCAAAACCACTTAGTTTTGCTGCTTTGGTTCCCAAAGGAGTTTTTTTCCAAGAATACTTCCGAAAGAATACTTCGCGATTCGAAAATCAAACAGTCGAGGACGAAAAGATTTTAAAACTTTCGAAGTCATGGACAAACGTACCTTTACATGGCAAACGCCTTCGTCATCCATACAGAGGTAAAGATTGGAAACCACACCCTTAAAGCGAACGATACTGGAGCCTATCGATTCCATTACGATGAGTGCTGTAATGAAAGATAGAAAGGCGTCAATCATTTCACTgtgggttggcgcagtggttagagcacaAAGTGTGAATGGGGTTCGGTTACTGGTCTTGGGGTAATATTTCGGTAGGGTctgttattagggagcttaagcacgcgcgtttttgagacgctaATGGccaccggaagagaacatttcgcgtgccaggacagtcgTGTCTTATACTATtaatctctaatggagaaatgTAAATGAGGTTGTGTGAAGActagttaaaagggaaaacagctcacttccggttgtcgtccgcgtctcaggattgaccctaattagatgcacacggatttcaataagcgtcacgaattGTCCACTCGcccttctccccaacttcaacatcgcTCGTGTCTCGAAATGCCGACAAATAACGTCagaaagtgtcccccaaatggtgattggttctactttacatataaataaaaactaattcTCATAagaaaaaacttcgcacttacactctctttgaagaggaggcagacgtgaactcggaaataggccacttcggaaaataccataatactctttgcttgtcttcccccccccccccccaagttttgcataagcattgtttccagtttctcttgggagtTACAGCgatcccaagagaaaaaaatttggggggacaaacaaagagtattatggtattttccgaactGGCCTCCTAAATGATCGATCCTGTTCAGACAAAGAGGTTTTAGTTTCAGTTTTCcacacattaaaaaaataaataaataaataaataaaaaaaagaataaaatggtCCGCCTTGATTGCAtggtttaaaaagaaaaaatggcttTGCGTAATCGAGATAAAATCCAAGTGTATTATATAGCCTTGTAAGATCTATCTTTAAGTATGCTACTCCAGCATGGGCTGATATTCCACAGCACCTTAACAACTTAATTGAGTCTGTACAGAAAGAAGCATTGTTCATATATTCCTTCTCGGAGGGTTGTATGCATATACTTATGCCGACCTATGCAACACGATCTTCTTGGCTCACTTGCTCCCCAATAACATTGGCGTTACGCATGGCTACAACCTCCGGTCTGGTGGTGTAAGCAATTGCTTTGGTGTGTCCAGTGTAGTAAAAAGAACGGATAGCTTCGGAATATGCAATGTAATTTATATATCGCATTATACCTCATTTTGGCGTTGTTATTATATGCATAATTATTTCTAGCCCCCTCTGGTAATTTAGCCTAGTGCTACGAGAAGAGTGGTTAAACACAATTTTTCGTTTAATTTGATTGCCAGTGTCCCAAAATTATCAGAGTACCTGTGCTTAAGACTTGAATCGAGTGATTATTAGTAAGGTTATACATTGCTTTGAACATTTGGGTCTCTAGAATATGGACAAGAACTTTCCTTCGTCATTAAATGGAAAAGGAATAAAGCGGCTCGAAAGTAATGCAGTCTAAATGATCGGCGCATTTGACTTGACATTCAGAGAATCCGGTCGTCGTTAATGCCGGTGTCAATTTTCCCAAAGTCAGTAGGAAATAAGCAGTCATGGACACATTCTACGGATTTCCAGTGGTTTCCATGGATTGTGCCGAAACTGGTACTTCGTAAAAACCGATCAAAATCTGAGCGCGAGCTATTTTGACCTCTTTGTTGGCCTTTCCACCTTTTTAATTTGTCATCAGTGCTCAAGGACACCGGACATCGAGTGTGGGAATGTAAACCCTCCACTATGCATCTATTGTTAACTTTTAAATGAGTAATTTTCTGGTTTAATATCATGTTTAGAAATAAAGAGTGTTTAAAAATAGTTTTGTCTAATTATAGTTTTAAGTATCAAAACTGATTAGGTAGTGTTAAGTACTTTGTATTGGCCCAGGTCACCTTAATCGACACAAACCATACCCCCTCGCGTTACACTGCTACTGAATGAAATGTTGGGCGTGATGTAGTTCAGGTCTTTCCATTTACAGAGGCAACCTACTCTGCccagttttattttattattatttttgtttgaaaatgattttttttaaatttgttatttaaCATGTTTGTTTATGGGGTGATATTCAAGCAAACTGCATTTACCTCACCTTGCGACAAATGAGTTTGATGGGCGGGTCCACTGGCGTTTATTTATCTCGCATGCGCGGTGTAATTGAGAGCCCTGGAGTTAATGTAGTTAATGACCGCTTCAGGGCggttacttaattaaataaggAAATGAACCTGGCACGAGAGGAAAGTAAAAAGAAACAGTTTCAGAACGCTCATTAAGGAAATGAACTAGACACCACCTGTCTGAGCTATTTATGACACTCCGCATATATTGACATGCATGCCTCACTTGGCAAAGTGGCGACGACTTGAAGTTGCCTTTTCATTTCGCACTGGCTAAGAGACAACTAACTGTATCTCCACAAAtatcagtcttttttttttaggataACGACGGTCTTATTCCTGTCGTACGAGGTTATTAAAAGTCGTACGGATACTTGCATCGTTCTTCATCTGATGGCGAAATACTCGCCATCGTTTTCCATGACACAAACTTTTGCTTGACTGCACTGCTTGATTGCTAAcgagatcatcatcatcataatcatcattaaacaaaaataactaTTTCCTTGACATCACTGGGTGGGAAGCTTGAGATATATTGTACTCTGTAACAGTTAACTTACGGTTTTACACGCCCACCCTGTGCACAAGAGGCGTTGTGAAATAACTAGAGAGTGGTCTTTCGGTGAAATTGGTCTACCTTCAATCTCTTCTGTTCTCTTATACACAAGATATCGAAGAGGAATAATCCAGTGTCTGTATGATGGTTGCTCTTATTCGAGCACCTTCCAGCGGCGGTTTggctaaaaaaaattcttcgttTCACGCCCGTTCGTCGACTTTCTCTTGTTTAAATGCCCACAATATATCTTTATCTCACATGATATAGTTACTGTTGTTAACCTTATCTTTCTTTTACACGAATATCGTTATTTGTTGGACATAAACACAGATAGGAAATTTACAGTGTATTTTACAAAGAACTAAACAACTACTAAACAAAGGATACATTAAACTCTAAAATTAAGACTGGTTATTTTAGGAGAATACACATCATTAGTAATGTGTGAACTTGTTGTGAGTgtgtttatttttgtgcaaattGAGCGCAATATTGGTAACGTTTGCTCGCTAAATGCGTTTGACTGTAAGTTGTGTATTAGTTTTCCACGTGAAAATCATTTGTTGTCGTTTCGTATGATTCATTTAGGAAGGAAAAGAATTTCATGTGTACATTTAAAATGTTTGGCATTCTTCAGTAGCACGCGGT
This window harbors:
- the LOC138000478 gene encoding fibroblast growth factor 2-like isoform X3, producing the protein MDKVSWFAIICVLIGYSQGLSLNRFDAQPQFHQATLTRENLNQAKILDKMELLSGSPTNTKIVKLYNKNGFFLKITNTTKQTGTRSAGTRESLIVMESIGSSIVRFKGVVSNLYLCMDDEGVCHVKTIPTDECLFKERLGENYFHTYASLKYSGKNAGNVTQEYYLAIKKSGKLKHGINTAAIQKSVDFLVMTQ
- the LOC138000478 gene encoding fibroblast growth factor 2-like isoform X1 translates to MDKVNALVSWFAIICVLIGYSQGLSLNRFDAQPQFHQATLTRENLNQAKILDKMELLSGSPTNTKIVKLYNKNGFFLKITNTTKQTGTRSAGTRESLIVMESIGSSIVRFKGVVSNLYLCMDDEGVCHVKTIPTDECLFKERLGENYFHTYASLKYSGKNAGNVTQEYYLAIKKSGKLKHGINTAAIQKSVDFLVMTQ
- the LOC138000478 gene encoding fibroblast growth factor 2-like isoform X2, which codes for MLEGVSWFAIICVLIGYSQGLSLNRFDAQPQFHQATLTRENLNQAKILDKMELLSGSPTNTKIVKLYNKNGFFLKITNTTKQTGTRSAGTRESLIVMESIGSSIVRFKGVVSNLYLCMDDEGVCHVKTIPTDECLFKERLGENYFHTYASLKYSGKNAGNVTQEYYLAIKKSGKLKHGINTAAIQKSVDFLVMTQ
- the LOC138000476 gene encoding LOW QUALITY PROTEIN: uncharacterized protein (The sequence of the model RefSeq protein was modified relative to this genomic sequence to represent the inferred CDS: inserted 1 base in 1 codon; substituted 1 base at 1 genomic stop codon), whose product is MRSALSERPVKGTSACVCEVDEAKLTLEVNKIDGFSKLHNVQINEKTIRVWKSYRIGRGKEISFDQLVTKDQGDTCLIVKEEFFPFYNLRVYQSRDSVAEDSDEGNRHHDLDNSDIEILEXSEPGCVKXFQLFSELEAHLDVGDHCVEAERQSETLYDTIRRDWVERFTTTVNITEDEPCEPVHQSESEPAPTTSCVIMGWALNKQRPGSTRFPEKVKNYLTAKFDLGEQSGLKADPQQVSNDMWKARDEQNRRLFEREEWLTKSQVQGFFSRLSANRRRQQAPSPEGEQSSKKLFLEEEEERRRLMEHIPEELRPQHSLSYDAFNLCECAKKNKLHQFNVTLLKDILRHYEVPFKSRDRKKDLIDLLMSFVQECKCFN